A single genomic interval of Juglans regia cultivar Chandler chromosome 1, Walnut 2.0, whole genome shotgun sequence harbors:
- the LOC109006320 gene encoding leucine-rich repeat receptor-like protein kinase TDR, translated as MAMKLPFPPPPPPPFLLLSLITFLILSFQASPVFSAAPRPVPLQLFSLLSLKSSLRDPLSTFLDWDPAPAFSIHANSQADPVWCSWSGVKCHPKTAQVTTLDLSCRNLSGPIPPEIRYLSRLTHLNLSRNNFEGPLPQSIFELSELKTLDINHNNFNSTFPPGISRLKFLRLFNAYSNSFTGPLPQDLIHLRFLKELNLGGSYFERSIPSSYGNFPRLKFLYLHGNLLSGRLPSQLGFLTQLEHMEIGYNEFEGDLPVEYSRLSNLKYLDISNANLSGTLAPEFGNLSMLEALLLFKNRISGVIPASLGNLKAIKSLDLSDNRLSGTIPKELAALEGLTLMSLLKNNLSGEIPESIGELPNLETLLLWSNSLNGTIPQKLGSNAKLQKLDLSSNTLTGSIPPNLCLGNKLTNLILFSNRLVGQLPTTLTSCTTLYRFRVQNNQLNGSIPYGFGSLPNLSFVDLSANNFTGPIPHDIGNAVKLEQLNISQNQFDSVLPDNIWNATNLMIFSARSANLIGKIPDFIGCKSLYKIELQGNSLNGSIPWDIGHCERLLYFNLSHNSLTGIIPWEISTLPSITEVDLACNFLTGTIPSNFGNCTTLESFNVSYNLLTGPIPSFGTIFPSLHPSSFSGNEGLCGGILEKPCAADTWAAHVDEAKKQQPKRTAGAVVWIIALAFGIGLFVLAAGTRCFHANYSRRFNNEREIGPWRLTAFQRLNFTADDVLECLSTTDKILGMGSTGTVYKAEMPGGEIIAVKKLWGKHKDNVRRSRGVLAEVDVLGNVRHRNIVRLLGCCSNRECTMLLYEYMPNGNLDDLLHSNNKGENLVADWVTRYKIALGVAQGICYLHHDCDPVIVHRDLKPSNILLDAEMEARVADFGVAKLIQSDESMSVIAGSYGYIAPEYAYTLQVDEKSDIYSFGVVLMEILSGKRSVDAEFGDGNSIVDWVRSKIKTKDGINDVLDKNAGASCAPVREEMMQMLRIALLCTSRNPADRPSMRDVVLMLQEAKPKRKLLENLADSGGCDSVVSCGGGGGEIPLAQKPAVD; from the exons ATGGCCATGAAACTTCcttttcctcctcctcctcctcctccttttcttcttctatctctGATCACATTCTTGATCTTGTCGTTCCAAGCCTCCCCAGTCTTCTCTGCAGCTCCCAGGCCTGTGCCTCTCCagctcttctctcttctttctctcaaATCCTCTCTCAGAGACCCGCTCTCCACCTTCCTTGACTGGGACCCGGCCCCGGCCTTCTCCATTCACGCTAATTCCCAAGCCGACCCAGTTTGGTGTTCCTGGTCAGGGGTCAAATGCCACCCCAAAACCGCACAAGTCACCACCCTCGACCTCTCTTGTCGCAATCTCTCCGGCCCCATCCCTCCCGAAATCCGGTACTTGTCACGCTTAACCCACTTGAACTTGAGCCGAAATAACTTCGAAGGACCTCTTCCACAATCCATTTTCGAGTTATCGGAACTGAAGACCCTAGATATCAACCACAACAACTTCAACTCAACATTCCCACCTGGGATTTCCAGGCTAAAGTTCTTGCGCCTCTTCAACGCTTACAGTAACAGCTTCACCGGCCCACTTCCACAAGACCTCATCCACCTCCGGTTCCTGAAGGAGCTTAACCTTGGCGGAAGCTACTTCGAACGTAGCATTCCATCAAGTTATGGTAATTTCCCGAGGCTCAAGTTTCTCTACCTGCATGGGAACTTGTTAAGCGGTCGGCTACCGTCACAGTTAGGTTTCTTGACGCAGCTCGAGCATATGGAGATCGGTTACAACGAGTTCGAAGGCGATTTGCCCGTAGAATACTCGCGGTTGTCGAATCTTAAGTACTTGGACATTTCCAACGCCAATCTCTCTGGTACTCTTGCACCCGAGTTCGGAAACCTTTCGATGCTCGAGGCTTTGCTGCTCTTCAAGAACCGGATTTCCGGCGTAATCCCGGCGAGTTTGGGTAATTTGAAAGCAATCAAGTCTCTGGACTTGTCCGATAACCGGCTTTCGGGAACGATCCCTAAAGAACTGGCTGCCTTGGAGGGACTCACCTTGATGAGCCTATTGAAGAACAATTTAAGCGGCGAAATACCGGAAAGTATCGGTGAGTTACCGAACCTCGAAACGTTACTCTTATGGAGCAACTCGCTAAACGGTACTATTCCACAAAAGCTGGGGTCCAACGCCAAGTTACAGAAGCTCGACCTGTCATCCAACACGCTCACCGGTTCAATCCCACCGAACCTTTGCCTTGGAAACAAGTTGACCAACCTCATTCTCTTCTCCAACAGGCTCGTCGGTCAGCTACCGACAACGTTAACAAGCTGCACTACTTTGTATCGGTTTCGGGTTCAAAACAACCAGCTCAACGGCTCCATCCCTTACGGTTTCGGGTCCTTGCCAAACCTTTCCTTCGTTGACCTGAGCGCGAACAATTTCACTGGGCCAATCCCGCACGATATAGGCAATGCCGTGAAATTGGAGCAGTTGAACATCTCACAAAACCAGTTTGACTCCGTTTTACCAGACAATATATGGAACGCCACGAACTTGATGATCTTCTCTGCCAGATCCGCCAACCTCATCGGGAAAATCCCGGACTTCATCGGGTGCAAAAGCCTGTACAAGATCGAGCTGCAAGGAAACTCTCTCAACGGTTCCATTCCTTGGGACATCGGCCATTGCGAGAGGCTTCTGTATTTCAATCTAAGCCATAATTCACTCACAGGAATAATCCCCTGGGAGATCTCCACCCTCCCCTCGATCACTGAGGTCGACCTTGCATGTAATTTCCTCACGGGGACGATCCCCTCCAATTTCGGTAACTGCACCACATTGGAAAGCTTCAACGTTTCCTACAACCTGCTAACCGGACCGATTCCGTCCTTCGGTACGATATTCCCGAGCCTCCATCCGTCGTCATTCTCGGGGAACGAGGGTCTCTGCGGAGGGATATTGGAGAAGCCCTGTGCGGCCGACACGTGGGCAGCTCACGTCGATGAGGCTAAGAAGCAACAGCCCAAGCGGACGGCTGGGGCCGTAGTGTGGATAATTGCGTTGGCGTTTGGAATCGGCCTGTTCGTACTCGCCGCCGGAACCCGGTGCTTCCATGCGAATTACAGCCGTCGATTCAACAACGAGCGCGAGATCGGGCCGTGGCGATTGACCGCGTTCCAGAGGCTGAACTTCACGGCGGATGACGTGCTGGAATGTTTGTCGACGACGGATAAGATACTGGGGATGGGGTCCACGGGGACAGTTTACAAGGCGGAGATGCCAGGTGGCGAGATCATAGCGGTTAAGAAGTTGTGGGGAAAGCATAAGGACAACGTGAGGAGGAGCAGAGGAGTGTTGGCGGAGGTTGACGTGTTAGGAAACGTGAGGCACAGGAACATAGTGAGATTGTTAGGGTGTTGTAGCAACAGGGAGTGCACCATGCTGCTCTACGAGTACATGCCCAACGGCAATTTGGACGATCTTTTGCACTCCAACAATAAGGGCGAAAATTTGGTGGCTGATTGGGTTACCAGGTACAAGATTGCTCTCGGGGTGGCTCAGGGGATTTGCTATCTTCACCACGACTGTGACCCAGTGATCGTGCACCGCGATCTGAAGCCCAGTAATATTTTGCTGGACGCTGAGATGGAGGCCAGGGTGGCGGATTTTGGTGTCGCAAAGCTCATCCAAAGCGACGAGTCCATGTCGGTGATTGCCGGGTCCTATGGTTACATTGCGCCAG AATATGCTTATACCCTGCAAGTTGATGAAAAGAgtgatatatatagttttggagTAGTGTTGATGGAGATTTTAAGCGGTAAAAGATCAGTGGATGCTGAATTTGGAGACGGGAACAGCATCGTTGATTGGGTGAGGTCTAAGATAAAGACCAAGGATGGTATCAATGACGTCTTGGACAAGAACGCCGGGGCTTCGTGTGCACCTGTCAGGGAGGAGATGATGCAAATGCTTAGAATTGCATTGCTTTGCACCAGTCGTAACCCGGCAGACCGGCCCTCCATGAGAGATGTTGTGTTGATGCTGCAAGAAGCAAAGCCCAAGAGGAAATTACTCGAGAACTTGGCGGACAGTGGTGGTTGTGATAGTGTGGTTAGTTGTGGCGGAGGTGGTGGTGAAATTCCTTTGGCACAAAAGCCAGCAGTGGATTAa
- the LOC109006227 gene encoding zinc finger protein ZAT4-like isoform X2 — translation MDKLRICEICNKRLANGKAMGGHMRSHLAKLPIPPKPVQQHDNSAAAESTQPSPSPSSSFSLHIHSRKNPMQSYPSLKRRLHLVANSGSESDAESQVPAKKPTRRRSKRCRKTVVPLAESPLEPEQVSSVSDTFSEEDGALCLIMLSRDKGSTKGKEKAQEVVEGIVDDHKDEDHEGTDNYPCHIRTSRPRVKFSCETCSKVFRSYQALGGHKASHKKNKNQFHEEDFKEGNGHRISSHGGCVVDQRQFECPYCSKVFESGQALGGHKKVHLSNLGNARNATKPRHKLIDLNLPAPVDEDEVNGQLVDLSSTVPNADQL, via the exons ATGGACAAGCTCAGAATCTGCGAGATCTGTAACAAGCGCCTAGCCAATGGTAAGGCCATGGGGGGCCACATGAGATCTCATCTCGCCAAACTTCCAATCCCTCCCAAACCAGTACAACAGCATGACAACTCGGCTGCCGCCGAGTCAACTCagccatctccatctccatcctCATCCTTTTCTCTCCACATCCACTCCAGAAAGAATCCCATGCAGTCCTATCCATCCCTCAAACGCAGGCTCCATCTCGTTGCAAACTCCGGCAGCGAAAGCGACGCAGAGTCTCAAGTACCGGCCAAGAAACCAACTCGTAGAAGATCAAAGCGTTGCCGTAAGACAGTCGTACCACTCGCCGAGTCGCCACTCGAGCCCGAACAGGTGAGTTCAGTCTCTGACACTTTCTCTGAAGAAGATGGGGCTCTGTGTCTTATAATGCTTTCTAGGGATAAAGGATCgacaaaagggaaagaaaaagctCAAGAAGTAGTCGAAGGAATTGTAGATGATCATAAAGACGAAGATCACGAGGGTACTGATAATTATCCCTGCCATATTCGCACGTCACGGCCTCGGGTAAAGTTCAGTTGCGAGACGTGCAGTAAAGTGTTTCGGTCTTATCAGGCTCTTGGTGGTCACAAAGCGAGccataagaaaaataagaatcaGTTCCATGAAGAGGATTTCAAAGAAGGTAATGGACACAGAATTAGTAGCCATGGCGGTTGTGTGGTGGATCAGAGACAGTTTGAATGTCCATATTGTTCGAAGGTGTTCGAGTCTGGTCAAGCATTGGGCGGGCACAAGAAGGTCCACCTCTCCAACTTAGGTAACGCTAGAAATGCTACCAAACCTCGACACAAGTTGATCGATCTTAATTTACCGGCGCCGGTTGACGAAGATGAAGTTAACGGCCAGCTGGTTGACCTCTCAAGTACGGTGCCAAATGCAGATCA GCTGTGA
- the LOC109006227 gene encoding zinc finger protein ZAT4-like isoform X1, with the protein MDKLRICEICNKRLANGKAMGGHMRSHLAKLPIPPKPVQQHDNSAAAESTQPSPSPSSSFSLHIHSRKNPMQSYPSLKRRLHLVANSGSESDAESQVPAKKPTRRRSKRCRKTVVPLAESPLEPEQVSSVSDTFSEEDGALCLIMLSRDKGSTKGKEKAQEVVEGIVDDHKDEDHEGTDNYPCHIRTSRPRVKFSCETCSKVFRSYQALGGHKASHKKNKNQFHEEDFKEGNGHRISSHGGCVVDQRQFECPYCSKVFESGQALGGHKKVHLSNLGNARNATKPRHKLIDLNLPAPVDEDEVNGQLVDLSSTVPNADQERRS; encoded by the exons ATGGACAAGCTCAGAATCTGCGAGATCTGTAACAAGCGCCTAGCCAATGGTAAGGCCATGGGGGGCCACATGAGATCTCATCTCGCCAAACTTCCAATCCCTCCCAAACCAGTACAACAGCATGACAACTCGGCTGCCGCCGAGTCAACTCagccatctccatctccatcctCATCCTTTTCTCTCCACATCCACTCCAGAAAGAATCCCATGCAGTCCTATCCATCCCTCAAACGCAGGCTCCATCTCGTTGCAAACTCCGGCAGCGAAAGCGACGCAGAGTCTCAAGTACCGGCCAAGAAACCAACTCGTAGAAGATCAAAGCGTTGCCGTAAGACAGTCGTACCACTCGCCGAGTCGCCACTCGAGCCCGAACAGGTGAGTTCAGTCTCTGACACTTTCTCTGAAGAAGATGGGGCTCTGTGTCTTATAATGCTTTCTAGGGATAAAGGATCgacaaaagggaaagaaaaagctCAAGAAGTAGTCGAAGGAATTGTAGATGATCATAAAGACGAAGATCACGAGGGTACTGATAATTATCCCTGCCATATTCGCACGTCACGGCCTCGGGTAAAGTTCAGTTGCGAGACGTGCAGTAAAGTGTTTCGGTCTTATCAGGCTCTTGGTGGTCACAAAGCGAGccataagaaaaataagaatcaGTTCCATGAAGAGGATTTCAAAGAAGGTAATGGACACAGAATTAGTAGCCATGGCGGTTGTGTGGTGGATCAGAGACAGTTTGAATGTCCATATTGTTCGAAGGTGTTCGAGTCTGGTCAAGCATTGGGCGGGCACAAGAAGGTCCACCTCTCCAACTTAGGTAACGCTAGAAATGCTACCAAACCTCGACACAAGTTGATCGATCTTAATTTACCGGCGCCGGTTGACGAAGATGAAGTTAACGGCCAGCTGGTTGACCTCTCAAGTACGGTGCCAAATGCAGATCA GGAAAGAAGAAGTTAA